A region from the Benincasa hispida cultivar B227 chromosome 12, ASM972705v1, whole genome shotgun sequence genome encodes:
- the LOC120067090 gene encoding pentatricopeptide repeat-containing protein At5g47360, with translation MVLFRISYLRSSSFRLKISTLSTLQLSTISSADLFYDHLQKNNGNVEKTLANVKTKLDSRCVNQVLHKCSFEISQMGLRFFIWAGRQPNYRHSSFMYSRACELIGIKGSPCLLFNVIEDYKREGYLVDVRMFKIILNLCKEAKLAKEALSILGKMPEFHLRADTSMYNLVISLFTEKGEMDMAMELMKEMDSVDIHPNMITYISLLKGFCDVCRWDDAYGLFKAMKESGCPPNTVVYSVLLNAASRNGIMERLMAVLEEMEKQGGTCTPNTVTYTSIIQSQCELGRPLEALKILDRMEEFGCAPNRVTISCLIKEFCKDGHVEEAYKLIDRLVARGGASYGDCYSSLVVSLVKMKKIAEAEELFRNMLANGVKPDGLACSLMIRELCLEERVLDGFNLCYEIDRNGYLSSIDSDIYSLLLAGLCEHDHSVDAAKLARLMLKKGIRLKPYCAESIIKHLKKSEDQELVMHLGGIRK, from the coding sequence ATGGTTCTCTTTCGAATCTCTTACCTCCGATCGTCATCATTTCGTCTCAAGATCTCCACCTTATCTACCTTGCAGCTAAGTACAATCTCTTCTGCCGATTTATTCTATGACCATCTGCAGAAAAACAATGGTAATGTGGAGAAAACTCTTGCTAATGTAAAGACCAAATTGGATTCTAGATGTGTCAACCAAGTATTACATAAATGTTCCTTCGAAATATCTCAAATGGGTCTTCGATTTTTTATATGGGCTGGTCGACAGCCTAATTATAGGCATAGTTCTTTTATGTACAGCAGAGCTTGTGAACTGATTGGAATTAAGGGAAGCCCATGTTTGCTTTTTAATGTTATTGAAGATTATAAAAGAGAGGGTTACCTTGTTGATGTTAGGATGTTTAAGATTATTTTAAACCTATGTAAAGAAGCTAAGCTTGCCAAAGAGGCTTTGTCCATTTTAGGGAAAATGCCTGAATTTCATTTGCGTGCTGACACTTCAATGTATAATCTGGTTATAAGCTTATTTACTGAGAAGGGTGAGATGGATATGGCGATGGAGTTGATGAAAGAGATGGATTCAGTTGATATACATCCTAACATGATCACTTATATTTCTTTGCTCAAAGGATTCTGTGATGTGTGTCGTTGGGATGATGCTTATGGGTTATTTAAGGCTATGAAGGAAAGTGGATGTCCACCCAATACAGTGGTTTACTCTGTGCTACTTAATGCTGCCAGTCGGAATGGGATTATGGAAAGGCTAATGGCAGTGTTGGAGGAGATGGAAAAACAAGGGGGAACTTGCACTCCAAATACTGTCACATACACTTCCATAATCCAGAGTCAATGTGAACTAGGCCGGCCTCTGGAGGCATTGAAGATATTGGATAGAATGGAAGAGTTTGGTTGTGCTCCAAATCGTGTTACAATTAGCTGTTTAATCAAGGAATTTTGTAAAGATGGTCACGTGGAGGAGGCTTACAAGTTGATTGATAGACTTGTTGCAAGAGGTGGTGCTTCATATGGTGATTGCTATAGCTCACTTGTGGTATCTTTGGTTAAGATGAAAAAGATTGCAGAGGCAGAGGAGCTATTTAGAAACATGTTAGCCAATGGGGTGAAGCCAGATGGTTTGGCTTGCAGTCTCATGATCAGGGAATTGTGCTTAGAGGAGCGAGTGCTAGATGGTTTTAACTTATGCTACGAAATCGATAGGAATGGATATTTATCTTCCATTGACTCTGatatttattctcttctttTAGCTGGACTTTGTGAGCATGACCACTCTGTGGATGCTGCAAAACTTGCAAGGTTGATGCTTAAAAAAGGGATT